From the Phoenix dactylifera cultivar Barhee BC4 chromosome 10, palm_55x_up_171113_PBpolish2nd_filt_p, whole genome shotgun sequence genome, one window contains:
- the LOC103719940 gene encoding probable anion transporter 6 has product MEQLNMMSMRFPKRYLIVLLTFISTNVCYIERMGFSIAYTVAADAIGVDQSSKGLILSTFYYGYVVSQVPGGWAAQRVGGRRVLLMSFVLWSSTCALVPLDPSRVSILVLARLLVGVAQGFIFPSIHTVLAQWVPPHERSRSVSLTTSGMYLGAAGGMLLLPSLVKYKGPQSVFLVEAALGAIWSILWFKCASDPPRSDHPKAMAAGFGESLLPATQLKDKVRVQNGGNPLNATKIPWKRIIFSLPVWAIVVNNFTFHYALYVLMNWLPTYFELSLQLSLQEMGSSKMLPYLNMFIFSNIGGVVADHLITRRILSVTKTRKLLNTVGFIIAAFALMALPYFRTPTGTVLCSSLSLGFLALGRAGFAVNHLDVAPRYAGIVMGVSNTAGTLAGIVGVGLTGRILEAAKAANLDLSSSESWKSVFFVPAYLCIFSSVIFLIFATGERIF; this is encoded by the coding sequence ATGGAACAGTTAAATATGATGAGTATGAGATTTCCAAAGCGATATCTTATTGTTCTGCTGACCTTCATCAGCACAAATGTGTGCTACATTGAGCGTATGGGCTTCTCAATTGCTTACACTGTGGCTGCAGATGCCATTGGTGTGGATCAATCAAGCAAGGGCCTGATACTTTCAACATTCTACTATGGGTATGTTGTCTCTCAGGTGCCTGGTGGATGGGCAGCGCAGAGAGTAGGAGGAAGACGTGTTCTGCTTATGTCATTTGTATTGTGGTCTTCAACATGTGCTTTAGTTCCACTGGACCCTAGCAGAGTCAGTATATTAGTGCTTGCCCGCTTGCTTGTTGGGGTGGCACAGGGATTCATATTTCCCTCCATTCATACAGTGCTAGCACAATGGGTCCCTCCACATGAGCGTTCCCGTTCTGTGTCTCTTACAACTTCAGGGATGTACCTAGGTGCAGCTGGTGGCATGCTTCTTCTGCCAAGCTTGGTGAAGTACAAGGGTCCTCAGTCAGTTTTTTTGGTTGAAGCAGCATTGGGTGCCATCTGGTCTATCCTTTGGTTTAAATGTGCTAGTGATCCGCCTCGTTCTGATCATCCTAAGGCAATGGCTGCTGGTTTTGGGGAGTCTTTGTTGCCTGCGACTCAGCTGAAAGATAAGGTGAGAGTGCAAAATGGTGGAAATCCTCTTAATGCCACTAAGATCCCATGGAAAAGGATAATCTTCAGTTTGCCAGTTTGGGCAATTGTGGTGAACAACTTCACTTTCCATTATGCATTATATGTGCTTATGAATTGGTTGCCAACATATTTTGAACTCAGCCTTCAGCTCAGTCTTCAGGAGATGGGATCTTCCAAGATGCTCCCTTACCTGAACATGtttatattttctaatataGGTGGCGTAGTAGCAGATCACTTGATTACACGAAGGATCTTATCAGTGACAAAGACTCGTAAACTTTTGAATACCGTTGGGTTCATCATAGCTGCCTTTGCTTTGATGGCCCTTCCATATTTTAGAACCCCTACAGGGACCGTGCTCTGTTCTTCACTTTCTCTTGGCTTTTTGGCACTAGGAAGAGCAGGATTTGCTGTAAATCACCTGGACGTGGCTCCAAGGTATGCAGGCATTGTGATGGGAGTTTCTAATACGGCAGGCACATTAGCTGGTATCGTTGGTGTGGGGCTCACAGGGAGAATTCTGGAGGCTGCAAAGGCTGCTAATCTGGATCTTTCAAGCTCTGAGAGTTGGAAATCCGTATTTTTTGTTCCAGCGTACCTCTGCATATTCAGTtctgttatttttttaatattcgcAACAGGAGAAAGAATTTTCTGA
- the LOC103719941 gene encoding uncharacterized protein LOC103719941: MRTLLLSLPTPHPTLPAPTSISLLTPKPTLTPKPHTLVSATLSTSVYSLDLAAENTWRKTGKKRTRKGRRDFRAGAGEDDVEADNGDVYDLEEEEEVEELDNKKDYDVEYDRLLGAPVSPAAVAAEDASPDDIEMVPSESFVSTQGWDSETVVDYRINEEEFHKISLLHCDFFIRKPPDPDNNVFDFREMYVTPPDTDVYSIPKVLSPMPQKYIRCSKTNYGCYNVTEPPIDAPRDPLYKTEREIHKVFLTKHFRNRRLSDAEFVLDFEEIYVIDSKTKSITRAKVLVTIPEGKNRDRRNDLLIVRDGGTSFKIIDKSQRVDPTTVIEREEWIQTRQEMENHLRKLRDFPISNWF; encoded by the exons atgaGAACTCTACTCCTCTCCCTTCCTACTCCTCATCCCACCCTCCCTGCCCCAACCTCCATCTCCTTGCTCACACCAAAACCAACCCTAACCCCAAAACCCCATACTCTCGTCTCCGCCACTCTCTCCACCTCGGTCTATTCCCTCGATCTCGCCGCTGAGAATACATGGAGAAAGACGGGGAAGAAGAGGACGAGGAAGGGGCGGAGGGATTTCCGCGCCGGCGCCGGCGAGGACGACGTGGAGGCGGACAACGGCGATGTGTACGacctggaggaggaggaggaggtggaggagctggACAACAAGAAGGACTACGACGTCGAGTACGACCGCCTCCTCGGCGCTCCCGTCTCGCCCGCTGCCGTCGCTGCCGAGGACGCGTCGCCGGACGATATCGAGATGGTGCCGAGCGAGAGCTTCGTGTCGACCCAGGGGTGGGACTCGGAGACGGTGGTCGATTACCGGATCAACGAGGAGGAGTTCCACAAGATCAGCCTCCTTCATTGTGACTTCTTCATCCGGAAGCCTCCCGACCCGGACAATAATGTCTTCGACTTCAGAGAG ATGTATGTCACTCCTCCTGACACCGATGTGTATTCAATTCCGAAGGTTCTGTCTCCGATGCCTCAGAAG TACATACGCTGTTCAAAAACTAACTATGGATGCTATAATGTTACTGAACCACCTATAGATGCACCTCGAGATCCATTATATAAAACTGAGAGGGAGATCCATAAG GTTTTCTTAACAAAGCATTTCAGAAACAGGCGATTGAGTGATGCAGAGTTCGTTCTTGATTTTGAGGAGATTTACGTTATTGActcaaaaacaaaatcaatcacAAGAGCAAAAGTTTTG GTAACTATTCCTGAAGGAAAAAACAGGGACAGAAGGAATGACCTGCTAATCGTACGTGATGGTGGAACTTCTTTCAAAATAATTGACAAG AGTCAAAGAGTTGATCCAACAACTGTCATAGAGAGAGAGGAGTGGATCCAGACAAGACAAGAGATGGAGAATCATCTTCGGAAGCTGCGAGACTTCCCCATTTCAAATTGGTTTTGA
- the LOC103719939 gene encoding 1-aminocyclopropane-1-carboxylate oxidase-like, with protein MAIPVIDFSKLDGKERAQTMAQIANGCEEWGFFQLVNHGIPVELLERVKKVSSECYKLREEGFKKSSPVQLLNKLEDQEVEEGAIKRLDDVDWEDVFFLQDQNEWPSNPPEFKETMKEYRRELKKLAEKVMEVMDENLSLEKGYIKSLFSGNGVHEPFFGTKVSHYPPCPRLDLVNGLRAHTDAGGVILLFQDDQVGGLQILKDGEWIDVQPIANAIVINTGDQIEVLSNGRYKSVWHRVLATSNGNRRSIASFYNPSLKASIAPAATKEEADALYPKFVFGDYMDVYVKQKFLPKEPRFEAVAAM; from the exons ATGGCGATTCCAGTCATCGACTTCTCAAAGCTGGATGGCAAGGAAAGGGCCCAAACTATGGCTCAGATCGCCAATGGATGCGAAGAATGGGGATTCTTTCAG CTGGTGAACCATGGGATTCCAGTGGAGCTTCTCGAACGAGTTAAGAAGGTGAGCTCTGAATGCTACAAGCTGAGAGAAGAAGGCTTCAAGAAATCCAGCCCTGTCCAATTGTTGAACAAATTGGAGGACCAGGAAGTTGAGGAGGGTGCAATCAAGCGGTTGGATGATGTGGATTGGGAGGATGTGTTTTTCCTCCAGGATCAAAATGAATGGCCATCCAACCCCCCTGAGTTCAA GGAAACCATGAAGGAATACAGGAGAGAGCTCAAAAAGCTAGCTGAAAAGGTGATGGAAGTAATGGATGAGAACTTGAGCTTGGAGAAGGGCTACATAAAGAGTTTGTTCTCTGGCAATGGCGTGCATGAGCCCTTCTTTGGGACCAAGGTGAGCCACTACCCACCATGCCCACGCTTGGACCTTGTGAATGGCCTCCGTGCTCACACCGACGCCGGTGGTgtcatcctcctcttccaagACGATCAAGTTGGCGGCCTCCAGATCCTTAAAGATGGCGAGTGGATTGACGTTCAGCCTATTGCCAATGCCATTGTGATCAACACCGGAGATCAGATAGAGGTGCTCAGCAATGGGCGATACAAGAGCGTGTGGCACCGCGTGCTCGCCACCAGCAATGGTAACCGCCGCTCCATTGCCTCCTTCTATAATCCTTCCCTCAAGGCCTCCATAGCTCCAGCAGCCACCAAAGAAGAGGCTGATGCTTTGTATCCTAAGTTTGTTTTTGGGGATTACATGGATGTGTATGTCAAGCAGAAGTTCCTTCCCAAGGAGCCAAGGTTTGAAGCAGTAGCAGCTATGTGA